From one Streptomyces sp. CA-210063 genomic stretch:
- a CDS encoding DUF559 domain-containing protein, translating into MPSIYLAGKIGPGDWRYDLIGYRLRGAWEVDDDHPSEPWPVLKRSVLGLFDYVGPYFVSDDHGCGHGPNTHGCGNDGAVPCFTYENLPKRNQVRELCLSAIDTADIVFAWLDDLTAYGTLVEIGYAKGRGKTIVIAAPETPQTFGWLSEASEVGIGIADSATNDLWFAFSCASSTIAAATPLEALKEVVRLSPNLESPIEQAFWGAYVQQTPRELNGLEAQHPVFGGRYRIDFALPKQKIGIELDGYAWHSSPEAFTRDRARQRELELDGWRIVRFSGSEITKDAAACVRQAAAFAASIERDRPTP; encoded by the coding sequence ATGCCGTCCATCTATCTCGCCGGAAAGATCGGCCCAGGCGACTGGCGTTACGACCTGATCGGCTACCGGCTCCGCGGAGCCTGGGAGGTCGACGATGACCACCCCTCCGAGCCGTGGCCCGTCCTGAAGCGCAGCGTTCTTGGCCTCTTCGACTACGTTGGCCCGTACTTCGTCAGCGACGACCACGGCTGTGGACACGGCCCCAATACCCACGGTTGCGGCAACGACGGCGCTGTTCCCTGTTTCACCTACGAAAACCTGCCCAAGAGGAATCAGGTACGGGAACTCTGCCTCTCGGCCATCGACACAGCAGACATCGTGTTCGCCTGGCTCGACGACCTCACTGCCTACGGCACGCTGGTCGAGATCGGCTACGCCAAGGGACGCGGCAAGACCATTGTCATCGCAGCGCCCGAGACACCCCAGACCTTCGGATGGTTGTCGGAGGCCAGCGAGGTTGGTATCGGGATCGCGGACAGCGCCACCAACGATCTGTGGTTCGCCTTCTCTTGCGCCTCCAGCACCATCGCCGCCGCGACTCCCCTTGAAGCACTCAAGGAGGTTGTTCGCTTATCCCCCAACCTTGAGTCCCCTATTGAGCAGGCGTTCTGGGGAGCCTACGTGCAACAGACGCCACGTGAGTTGAACGGCCTGGAGGCTCAGCACCCAGTCTTCGGCGGTCGGTACCGCATCGACTTCGCTCTGCCCAAACAGAAGATCGGCATCGAACTCGACGGGTACGCATGGCACTCCAGTCCCGAAGCCTTCACCCGAGACCGGGCCAGGCAGCGCGAACTCGAACTCGACGGCTGGCGGATCGTGCGCTTCAGCGGCTCGGAGATCACCAAGGATGCCGCCGCCTGCGTCCGTCAGGCCGCGGCATTCGCCGCCAGCATCGAACGCGACCGACCAACCCCCTGA
- the xylB gene encoding xylulokinase — translation MSAAEGPLVVGVDSSTQSTKALVVDASTGRVVASGQAPHTVSSGAGRESDPRQWWDALREALHQCGEAAHEAAAVSIGGQQHGLVTLDARGEPVRPALLWNDVRSAPQAGRLVEELGGAKAWAERTGSVPGTSFTVTKWAWLAEHEPEAIRATAAVRLPHDYLTERLTGQGTTDRGDASGTGWWASATEAYDAEVLAHVGLDPALLPRVVRPGEVAGTVRDAHDLPFSKGTLVAAGTGDNAAAALGLGLRPGTPVLSLGTSGTVYAVSEHRPADPTGTVAGFADAHGDWLPLACTLNCTQAVDRVAALLGLDREAVEPGTSVTLLPYLDGERTPALPHASGLLHGLRHDTTGGQLLQAAYDGAVHSLLGALDLVLDADADTSAPLLLIGGGARGTAWQQTVRRLSGRAVQVPEAKELVALGAAAQAAGLLTGEDPAAVARRWDTTRGPVLEAVERDEETLARIAGVLSDAAPLLEREPGGR, via the coding sequence ATGTCAGCAGCCGAGGGTCCGCTCGTCGTCGGTGTGGACTCGTCCACACAGTCCACCAAGGCCCTGGTCGTCGACGCGTCGACCGGACGGGTGGTGGCGAGCGGGCAGGCGCCGCACACCGTGTCCTCGGGAGCGGGCCGCGAGAGTGATCCGCGGCAGTGGTGGGACGCGCTGCGCGAGGCGCTGCACCAGTGCGGGGAGGCGGCACACGAGGCCGCGGCGGTGTCGATCGGCGGCCAGCAGCACGGCCTCGTCACCCTCGACGCCCGGGGCGAGCCGGTCCGCCCGGCCCTGCTGTGGAACGACGTGCGCTCGGCACCGCAGGCGGGCCGTCTGGTGGAGGAGCTGGGCGGCGCGAAGGCATGGGCGGAGCGCACCGGCAGTGTGCCCGGCACGTCCTTCACCGTCACGAAGTGGGCCTGGCTGGCCGAGCACGAGCCCGAGGCGATCCGCGCGACCGCGGCCGTACGACTGCCGCACGACTACCTCACCGAGCGCCTCACCGGCCAGGGCACGACCGACCGCGGCGACGCCTCCGGCACGGGCTGGTGGGCGTCCGCGACCGAGGCGTACGACGCGGAGGTCCTCGCCCATGTGGGGCTGGACCCGGCGCTGCTGCCCCGTGTGGTCCGGCCGGGTGAAGTGGCCGGGACCGTACGGGACGCCCATGACCTGCCGTTCTCCAAGGGCACCCTGGTCGCCGCCGGTACCGGTGACAACGCGGCCGCCGCGTTGGGGCTCGGGCTGCGCCCCGGCACCCCGGTGCTGAGCCTCGGCACCTCCGGCACGGTGTACGCCGTGTCCGAGCACCGCCCCGCCGACCCGACCGGCACGGTGGCGGGTTTCGCCGACGCACACGGGGACTGGCTGCCGCTGGCCTGCACCCTGAACTGCACGCAGGCCGTAGACCGTGTCGCCGCCCTGCTGGGCCTGGACCGCGAGGCCGTGGAGCCCGGTACGAGCGTCACTCTGCTCCCCTACCTGGACGGCGAGCGCACCCCGGCCCTGCCGCACGCCTCGGGCCTGCTGCACGGGCTGCGCCACGACACGACCGGCGGGCAGCTGCTCCAGGCCGCGTACGACGGTGCCGTCCACTCACTGCTCGGCGCCCTCGACCTGGTGCTGGACGCCGACGCGGACACCTCCGCGCCGCTGCTGCTCATCGGCGGCGGCGCGCGGGGCACGGCCTGGCAGCAGACCGTGCGCCGGCTGTCGGGGCGTGCCGTGCAGGTCCCCGAGGCCAAGGAACTGGTCGCGCTGGGCGCCGCCGCGCAGGCCGCCGGGCTGCTCACCGGTGAGGATCCGGCCGCGGTCGCCCGCCGCTGGGACACCACCCGTGGGCCGGTGCTGGAGGCGGTGGAGCGGGACGAGGAGACGCTCGCCAGGATCGCCGGAGTACTGTCCGACGCGGCACCGCTGCTGGAGCGCGAACCGGGCGGCCGCTGA
- a CDS encoding ROK family transcriptional regulator, which translates to MSTPLHEAHPGGSGRRLPDNQQGMRRRNLSRVMHTVNAEGPLSRAAVAQRIGLTRAAVSTLVDELIRSGLLEELGPERPGRVGRPGSALALSGRGPAGIGAEIGVDHLAVCAVDLRGEVRARAVRHGTNRSRSPEPVIDELTELVRRVVAEAAGEGLWPAGLAVAVPGLVASDARTVVRAPNLDWHDTDLGALLPGDLPVTVDNEANFGGLAELWLGDDAPSDFLHVSAEIGIGGAVVVDGRLLRGTRGFAGELGHVPVHPEGPDCACGGRGCLEQYAGEEAVLRAAGLEPGEHRVEFLAERAAAGDKDVHRALCGAGTALGIALTGAVNLLDPETVVLGGALAALAPWLLPSLERELARRTAGPACAVTVSRLGSEGPLLGAAHSVVRGVLDDPATVGVRA; encoded by the coding sequence ATGAGCACACCACTGCACGAGGCCCACCCGGGCGGCTCCGGCCGTCGTCTGCCCGACAACCAGCAGGGCATGCGCCGCCGCAACCTCTCCCGGGTCATGCACACCGTCAACGCCGAGGGGCCGCTGTCCCGGGCCGCCGTCGCCCAGCGCATCGGCCTGACCCGAGCCGCGGTGTCGACGCTGGTGGACGAACTCATCCGCTCGGGGCTCCTGGAGGAGCTGGGCCCCGAGCGGCCCGGCCGGGTCGGACGGCCCGGCTCGGCGCTCGCCCTCAGCGGACGCGGTCCCGCCGGAATCGGCGCGGAGATCGGGGTCGACCATCTCGCGGTCTGTGCCGTGGACCTGCGCGGTGAGGTACGGGCACGGGCGGTGCGGCACGGCACCAACCGCAGCAGGTCCCCCGAGCCGGTCATCGACGAGCTGACCGAACTCGTCCGACGGGTCGTCGCCGAGGCAGCGGGCGAAGGCCTGTGGCCCGCGGGTCTCGCGGTCGCCGTGCCCGGGCTGGTGGCGAGCGACGCCCGGACCGTGGTCCGCGCCCCCAACCTCGACTGGCACGACACGGACCTCGGCGCCCTGCTGCCCGGCGATCTGCCGGTGACCGTGGACAACGAGGCCAACTTCGGCGGCCTCGCCGAACTCTGGCTCGGCGACGACGCACCGTCCGACTTCCTGCATGTCTCCGCGGAGATCGGCATCGGTGGGGCGGTCGTCGTGGACGGCCGACTGCTCCGCGGAACGCGCGGTTTCGCGGGCGAGTTGGGGCATGTGCCCGTACACCCCGAGGGTCCCGACTGCGCGTGCGGTGGACGCGGCTGTCTGGAGCAGTACGCCGGTGAGGAGGCCGTGCTGCGAGCGGCCGGGCTGGAACCGGGCGAGCACCGTGTCGAGTTCCTCGCCGAGCGGGCCGCCGCCGGTGACAAGGATGTGCACAGGGCCCTGTGCGGCGCCGGCACCGCACTCGGCATCGCATTGACCGGCGCGGTCAATCTGCTGGACCCGGAGACCGTGGTGCTGGGCGGCGCCCTGGCCGCCCTCGCCCCCTGGCTGCTTCCCTCGCTGGAACGGGAGTTGGCACGGCGGACGGCCGGGCCGGCGTGCGCCGTGACCGTGTCCCGGCTGGGCTCCGAGGGGCCGCTGCTCGGTGCGGCTCATTCGGTGGTGCGGGGTGTGCTGGACGATCCGGCGACGGTCGGGGTGCGGGCGTAG
- a CDS encoding IS110 family transposase — MSRSTMSSTPPAPKTRRRRPAGEVVLGVDTHRDAQVAAVLSVMGTVLATDEFPATAAGYCDLLKWARKSGAVRRAGVEETGSYGASSSRYLLAQGIDVFDVNRMDRADRRRRGKSDPLDAQNAARAVLSGRARARAKAGDGPVQIARMYEITKVSAVKARTQAINQIKSVLITADPALREELAALGNAELFRACARFADVSSREEDGEESVLQATRITLGLLAHRIGQLSEQVRDVDVRLARFVKCHAPQLLDVVGVGPDTAVALLITVGDKPERLDSEASTLIGAVTRDGH, encoded by the coding sequence ATGTCCAGATCGACCATGTCCAGTACGCCGCCTGCTCCCAAGACCCGCCGCCGTCGCCCTGCGGGTGAGGTGGTGTTGGGAGTGGACACGCACCGGGATGCCCAGGTGGCTGCGGTGCTTTCCGTGATGGGGACAGTGCTTGCCACTGACGAGTTCCCGGCCACCGCGGCCGGGTACTGCGATCTGCTGAAGTGGGCCAGGAAGTCGGGAGCCGTGAGGCGGGCCGGGGTGGAGGAGACCGGTTCCTACGGGGCGTCCTCGTCGCGCTATCTACTGGCCCAGGGCATAGACGTGTTTGACGTGAATCGGATGGACCGGGCAGATCGCCGTCGGCGCGGCAAATCAGATCCGCTCGATGCCCAGAACGCGGCGCGAGCCGTACTGAGCGGGCGGGCCCGCGCCCGGGCGAAAGCGGGCGACGGGCCGGTGCAGATCGCGAGAATGTACGAAATCACGAAGGTGTCGGCCGTCAAAGCGCGCACGCAGGCCATCAATCAGATCAAGTCCGTCCTGATTACTGCCGATCCTGCCTTGCGGGAAGAACTGGCCGCACTGGGCAATGCCGAACTCTTCCGGGCCTGTGCGCGGTTCGCCGACGTGAGCAGTCGCGAGGAGGACGGTGAGGAGTCGGTGCTGCAGGCCACTCGGATCACGCTGGGTCTGCTGGCTCACCGGATCGGCCAGCTCTCCGAGCAGGTCCGGGATGTGGACGTTCGTCTGGCCCGATTCGTCAAATGTCACGCCCCGCAGCTGCTCGACGTGGTGGGGGTCGGTCCGGACACGGCCGTCGCCTTGCTGATCACGGTGGGGGACAAGCCGGAACGCCTGGATAGTGAGGCGTCCACGCTTATAGGGGCTGTGACGCGTGATGGTCATTGA
- a CDS encoding GAF domain-containing protein, with protein sequence MTDPWVALEPGADPVERVRVLRRAHEAFTQGGTVARPVRSVVADSWRRSAKAGVGPEGTARVELMDGDLGSYRAEHPLARVMPLVRELLGTFAADGEHLLAVCDAQGRLLWVEGDPATRRRADRMNFVPGAHWAESAVGTNAPGTAVAVDRPVQVFAAEHFIRRVQPWTCAAAPVHDPRTGRVLGAVDITGGDGLAHPHSLGFVQAVARAAESQLALLAPPGASADALELAALGRDEAQLLVGGRKLRLSRRHSEILVLLARHPEGLSGDELLCALYEDESVTPVTLRAELARLRRLLGPAWLGSRPYRLTVPVESDVAVVERRLETGAVTAAVSAYGGPLLPGSQAPAVVRLRHRIADGLRTALIARRDPDLLADWAHAPWGEEDLEVWRALSAVRPTAVVRARLRELESELAAPRGWGRQRCP encoded by the coding sequence TTGACGGATCCTTGGGTGGCTCTGGAGCCGGGAGCCGACCCCGTCGAACGAGTGCGGGTGCTGCGCCGCGCCCATGAGGCGTTCACGCAGGGAGGCACGGTGGCGCGACCGGTGCGTTCCGTGGTGGCGGACTCGTGGCGGCGTTCGGCCAAGGCCGGTGTCGGGCCGGAGGGCACCGCGCGTGTGGAGCTGATGGACGGCGACCTCGGTTCCTACCGCGCGGAGCATCCGCTGGCCCGGGTGATGCCGTTGGTCCGGGAGTTGCTGGGCACGTTCGCGGCGGACGGCGAGCATCTGCTGGCCGTGTGCGACGCGCAGGGCAGGCTGCTCTGGGTGGAAGGGGATCCGGCGACCAGACGGCGGGCGGACCGGATGAACTTCGTGCCGGGGGCACACTGGGCGGAGTCCGCGGTGGGTACGAACGCGCCGGGCACCGCGGTCGCCGTGGACCGGCCCGTGCAGGTGTTCGCGGCCGAGCATTTCATACGGCGGGTGCAGCCGTGGACGTGTGCGGCGGCGCCGGTGCACGATCCGCGCACCGGTCGGGTGCTCGGCGCGGTCGACATCACCGGCGGCGACGGCCTCGCGCATCCACACAGCCTCGGCTTCGTGCAGGCGGTGGCCCGGGCCGCCGAGTCCCAGCTCGCATTGCTGGCCCCGCCCGGGGCGTCGGCCGACGCGCTGGAACTGGCCGCGCTGGGCCGTGACGAGGCCCAACTCCTCGTCGGCGGACGGAAGCTCAGGCTCAGCCGTCGGCACAGCGAGATCCTGGTGCTTCTCGCCCGGCACCCGGAGGGCCTGTCCGGCGACGAGTTGCTCTGCGCGCTGTACGAGGACGAGTCGGTGACACCGGTGACACTGCGGGCCGAACTGGCCCGGCTGCGTCGCCTGCTCGGGCCGGCGTGGTTGGGGTCGCGTCCGTACCGGCTCACGGTTCCGGTCGAGTCCGATGTGGCAGTCGTGGAACGGAGGCTGGAGACGGGCGCGGTGACGGCGGCCGTGTCGGCGTACGGGGGCCCGCTGCTGCCCGGTTCGCAGGCGCCGGCCGTCGTACGGCTGCGGCACCGGATCGCCGACGGGCTGCGTACGGCCCTGATAGCCCGCCGTGACCCCGACCTCCTGGCGGACTGGGCGCATGCCCCCTGGGGCGAGGAGGATCTGGAGGTGTGGCGGGCGCTCTCGGCCGTACGCCCCACGGCGGTCGTGCGGGCACGGCTGCGCGAACTGGAGTCGGAACTGGCGGCACCGCGGGGGTGGGGGCGCCAGCGGTGTCCCTGA
- a CDS encoding N-acetylmuramoyl-L-alanine amidase yields the protein MERARPLPSRRRLLQGTALAAIPYALLPNPRAGAQAPDVDHAHARWEPANPANYTAADRPTGRPIDLVIIHVTQTTYKNTLPVFWNPAKQVSAHYVLRSADGRVTQCVRERDIAWHAGNWDYNARSIGIEHEGWVDRPEYFTGAMYEQSAALTAAICDKYGIPKDRAHIIGHHEVPGTDHTDPGPHWDWARYIRLVNAG from the coding sequence ATGGAGCGAGCCAGGCCGTTGCCGAGCAGGCGACGGCTGTTGCAGGGCACCGCCCTCGCCGCGATCCCCTACGCGTTGCTCCCGAACCCCCGGGCCGGCGCCCAGGCACCGGACGTCGACCACGCGCACGCCCGGTGGGAGCCGGCGAACCCGGCCAACTACACCGCGGCCGACCGCCCGACCGGCCGGCCCATCGATCTGGTGATCATCCACGTGACGCAGACGACCTACAAGAACACCCTGCCCGTCTTCTGGAACCCGGCGAAGCAGGTGTCCGCGCACTATGTCCTCCGGTCGGCCGACGGGCGGGTCACCCAGTGCGTCCGTGAGCGCGACATCGCCTGGCACGCGGGCAACTGGGACTACAACGCACGGAGCATAGGCATCGAGCACGAGGGCTGGGTGGACCGGCCCGAGTACTTCACCGGTGCCATGTACGAGCAGTCGGCGGCGCTCACCGCCGCGATCTGCGACAAGTACGGCATACCGAAGGACCGCGCCCACATCATCGGTCACCACGAGGTGCCGGGCACGGACCACACGGATCCGGGGCCGCACTGGGACTGGGCTCGCTACATACGTCTGGTCAATGCCGGCTGA
- a CDS encoding SAV_6107 family HEPN domain-containing protein, translating into MDLAARARRLQGTVPRPALDLLAQAEAGLQEASAMESANDRFATAHLAALRTAAAVLAARGRPPEGASDGRRRRIRSAWEVLPEVAPELTEWSVLFAARARTRARAEAGLPGAASMREAEDLLRDARMFLRISQRILLSDSWQLENLRLPDPEPAFRDADERAALESPPLDIPLGHTPPGPPLGDDDDEWDE; encoded by the coding sequence ATGGATCTCGCTGCGAGAGCCCGCAGGCTTCAGGGGACCGTTCCCCGTCCTGCGCTGGATCTGTTGGCCCAGGCAGAGGCCGGCCTGCAAGAGGCATCTGCGATGGAGTCTGCGAATGATCGTTTCGCCACGGCTCATCTGGCAGCATTACGCACCGCCGCCGCAGTGCTTGCTGCCCGAGGCCGGCCGCCGGAAGGCGCGAGCGATGGGCGCCGCAGGCGGATCCGCAGCGCATGGGAGGTGCTTCCTGAAGTAGCTCCGGAGCTGACCGAGTGGAGCGTTCTCTTCGCGGCCAGGGCTCGAACGCGCGCTCGCGCCGAGGCCGGCCTCCCGGGCGCGGCGAGCATGCGTGAAGCGGAGGACTTGCTTCGCGATGCTCGGATGTTTCTCCGGATCAGCCAGCGGATACTCCTGTCTGACTCTTGGCAGCTTGAAAATCTGCGACTGCCGGACCCGGAGCCCGCGTTCAGAGACGCCGACGAGCGCGCAGCGCTCGAAAGCCCACCGCTAGACATACCCCTTGGTCACACCCCGCCGGGCCCTCCATTGGGCGATGACGACGATGAATGGGACGAGTAG
- a CDS encoding competence protein CoiA family protein, with the protein MTHKVLHRGYGITIDLSASDLGNPDRPGLLQEIHRNYKPDLLYCLGAHEYGTVCPGFMTIVEKNGRYHARHVTRGEVSETASESELHKALKNHTAETASREGFNVSVEDRAVHGRRRTDVTVAGVGGKKIGYEIQISPIASGSVDNRTRTAVGDGLTPLWLVTNENSLAIDRAPWARLNVQRWQDVGSGDALRVRGGVKALRMVRCDWSTQRECPGTGTRCGGWHATWESTQAHYDDMVRMTAVGELVTLFMRARAGRRRGWHMWVKPSDKAEFLQGRPEPEPYLSASAAGSTATLLPAVPLPPDPHCHYGEDTGIRAELARPRDSGDPIDASDWLSKEPPPEYRSTWNVDGWEIPGDVVPARLALDSALQHLKALADTLPAGADIAAGRIDITHADRQRWLAAQEECRRLAAALATHPWLPTTHDPFSARRALFAATRKAEAVDSANATYQP; encoded by the coding sequence ATGACCCACAAGGTGCTGCATCGCGGTTACGGGATCACCATCGACTTGAGTGCATCAGACCTGGGCAACCCGGACCGACCGGGGCTCCTGCAGGAGATTCACCGCAATTACAAGCCGGACCTTCTCTACTGCCTCGGGGCCCATGAATACGGCACCGTCTGCCCCGGGTTCATGACCATCGTCGAGAAGAACGGGCGCTACCACGCCCGGCACGTGACCAGGGGCGAGGTGTCCGAGACAGCGAGCGAGAGCGAGCTGCACAAGGCACTCAAGAACCACACCGCCGAAACAGCCAGCCGGGAGGGCTTCAACGTCTCCGTCGAAGACCGAGCCGTACATGGTCGCCGTCGTACTGATGTAACGGTCGCCGGGGTCGGCGGTAAGAAGATCGGCTACGAGATCCAGATCTCGCCGATCGCGAGTGGTTCTGTGGACAACAGGACGCGCACTGCAGTGGGCGACGGCCTGACACCGCTGTGGCTCGTGACGAACGAGAACTCGCTCGCCATCGATCGGGCGCCTTGGGCTCGGCTGAACGTCCAGCGATGGCAGGACGTGGGCAGTGGGGACGCCTTGCGCGTACGAGGAGGGGTGAAGGCCTTACGCATGGTCCGCTGCGACTGGAGTACTCAGCGCGAATGCCCCGGAACGGGTACGCGCTGTGGCGGTTGGCACGCCACGTGGGAATCCACGCAGGCGCACTACGACGACATGGTGCGCATGACGGCCGTGGGTGAGCTCGTGACGCTGTTCATGCGAGCGCGCGCCGGGCGGCGGCGCGGCTGGCACATGTGGGTGAAGCCGTCGGACAAGGCGGAGTTCCTCCAAGGCCGTCCGGAACCAGAGCCCTATCTGTCGGCGTCGGCTGCCGGCTCGACCGCCACTCTCCTCCCCGCCGTGCCACTCCCGCCCGACCCGCACTGCCACTATGGCGAGGACACCGGGATTCGCGCGGAACTCGCGCGTCCCCGCGACAGTGGCGATCCCATCGATGCCTCCGACTGGCTGTCGAAGGAGCCGCCGCCCGAGTACAGGTCCACGTGGAACGTGGACGGCTGGGAGATTCCCGGCGATGTAGTGCCGGCGAGGCTGGCGCTGGACTCCGCCCTTCAGCACCTGAAAGCACTCGCCGACACGCTCCCAGCGGGAGCAGACATCGCAGCGGGACGAATCGACATCACGCACGCAGACCGACAGCGGTGGCTCGCGGCCCAGGAAGAGTGCAGGCGACTGGCCGCCGCACTGGCGACCCACCCATGGCTGCCCACGACCCACGACCCGTTCAGTGCCCGCAGGGCTCTCTTCGCCGCCACACGCAAGGCTGAAGCCGTGGACTCCGCCAACGCGACGTATCAACCTTAG
- the exaC gene encoding acetaldehyde dehydrogenase ExaC, with amino-acid sequence MTRFAAPGTDGAVVSYEARYDHFIGGEYVPPARGQYFENPSPVNGLPFTEIARGTSEDVDRALDAAHAAAPGWGRMSVTERSDILRKIADRMEANLEKLAVAESWENGKPVRETLAADIPLAIDHFRYFAGAIRAQEGSLAELDDDTVAYHFHEPLGVVAQIIPWNFPILMATWKLAPALAAGNAVVLKPAEQTPASIHVWLSLVADLLPPGVVNIVNGFGVEAGKPLASSPRVAKVAFTGETTTGRLIMQYASENITPVTLELGGKSPNIFFDDVWSANDDFRDKALEGFTMFALNQGEVCTCPSRALVQRGNYAEFMEAAVARTEQIKTGHPLDTDTMIGAQASNDQLEKILSYLDIGRQEGAKVLTGGERIEQDGELKGGYYVQPTIFEGDNRMRIFQEEIFGPVVSVTSFNDFDDAIKIANDTLYGLGAGVWTRDTNTAYRAGRSIQAGRVWTNCYHAYPAHAAFGGYKGSGIGRETHKMMLDHYQQTKNLLVSYSPKKLGFF; translated from the coding sequence ATGACCCGTTTCGCAGCGCCCGGTACGGACGGCGCGGTCGTCTCCTATGAGGCGCGTTACGACCACTTCATCGGGGGTGAGTACGTGCCGCCGGCGCGCGGGCAGTACTTCGAGAACCCGAGTCCGGTGAACGGGCTGCCGTTCACGGAGATCGCGCGGGGTACGAGCGAGGACGTGGATCGCGCGTTGGACGCGGCGCACGCGGCCGCGCCCGGCTGGGGGCGTATGTCCGTGACCGAGCGTTCGGACATCCTGCGGAAGATCGCCGACCGGATGGAGGCGAATCTGGAGAAGCTGGCGGTCGCAGAGAGCTGGGAGAACGGCAAGCCGGTGCGCGAGACGCTGGCCGCCGACATTCCGCTCGCCATCGACCACTTCCGGTACTTCGCGGGGGCGATCCGCGCGCAGGAGGGTTCGCTGGCGGAACTCGACGACGACACGGTGGCGTACCACTTCCATGAGCCGCTGGGTGTGGTCGCCCAGATCATCCCGTGGAATTTCCCGATCCTCATGGCGACCTGGAAGCTGGCGCCCGCGCTGGCGGCGGGCAACGCGGTCGTGCTCAAGCCGGCCGAGCAGACCCCGGCGTCCATCCATGTCTGGCTGAGCCTGGTGGCGGATCTGCTGCCTCCGGGTGTGGTGAACATCGTCAACGGGTTCGGGGTGGAGGCGGGCAAGCCGCTGGCGTCGAGTCCGCGGGTGGCGAAGGTGGCGTTCACGGGTGAGACGACGACCGGGCGCCTGATCATGCAGTACGCCTCGGAGAACATCACGCCGGTGACCCTGGAGCTGGGCGGCAAGTCGCCGAACATCTTCTTCGACGACGTGTGGTCGGCGAACGACGACTTCCGTGACAAGGCCCTCGAAGGTTTCACGATGTTCGCGCTCAACCAGGGAGAGGTGTGCACCTGCCCGTCGCGGGCGCTGGTGCAGCGAGGCAACTACGCCGAGTTCATGGAGGCGGCCGTCGCCCGCACGGAGCAGATCAAGACCGGGCACCCGCTGGACACCGACACCATGATCGGCGCCCAGGCCTCCAACGACCAGTTGGAGAAGATCCTCTCCTACCTGGACATCGGTCGGCAGGAGGGGGCCAAGGTCCTCACCGGTGGTGAACGCATTGAGCAGGACGGCGAGTTGAAGGGCGGTTACTACGTCCAGCCGACGATCTTCGAGGGCGACAACCGTATGCGGATCTTCCAGGAGGAGATCTTCGGTCCGGTGGTCTCCGTCACCTCGTTCAACGACTTCGACGACGCCATCAAGATCGCCAACGACACGTTGTACGGCCTGGGGGCGGGGGTCTGGACGCGGGACACCAACACGGCCTACCGCGCGGGCCGTTCCATTCAGGCGGGCCGCGTCTGGACGAACTGCTACCACGCCTACCCGGCCCACGCCGCGTTCGGCGGCTACAAGGGCTCGGGCATCGGCCGCGAGACCCACAAGATGATGCTGGACCACTACCAGCAGACGAAGAACCTGCTGGTGTCCTATTCGCCGAAGAAGTTGGGGTTCTTCTAG